One genomic segment of Lewinellaceae bacterium includes these proteins:
- a CDS encoding response regulator transcription factor: protein MKCLIVDDNTMARTVLRNMVKQIKELEICGEYAVAIDAFNHLQKESVDLLLLDVEMPGMSGLELIESLTNPPMIILITAKTDYAVQGFQLQVVDYLVKPITLPRLLQAVARAEEWQDSEPKQHRSPESKNYFFARVNNQLTRVDWDDVLYLQAMGDYVVIVTPGKKLPVHSTLKAIEQKIPEHLFTRVHRSYIVQISKIANLEENSLQINEHLIPVSERYKADLMEKMNVL from the coding sequence GTGAAGTGCCTGATCGTGGACGACAATACCATGGCGCGCACCGTGTTGCGCAATATGGTCAAACAAATCAAGGAACTGGAGATCTGTGGCGAATATGCCGTAGCCATCGACGCTTTTAATCACCTGCAAAAAGAATCCGTTGACCTGCTCCTCCTGGATGTGGAGATGCCGGGCATGTCCGGCCTGGAACTGATCGAAAGCCTGACCAATCCGCCCATGATCATTCTCATTACGGCGAAAACAGACTATGCGGTGCAGGGGTTTCAGCTCCAGGTGGTCGATTATCTGGTCAAACCGATCACCCTGCCGAGATTGTTGCAGGCAGTCGCACGGGCGGAAGAATGGCAGGACTCCGAGCCAAAACAACACAGGTCGCCGGAATCAAAAAACTACTTTTTTGCCCGTGTAAACAATCAACTTACACGGGTTGACTGGGATGATGTCCTTTATTTACAGGCAATGGGCGATTATGTGGTTATCGTCACTCCCGGAAAAAAATTGCCGGTACACAGCACGCTCAAAGCCATTGAACAGAAGATTCCCGAACACCTTTTTACCCGGGTGCACCGCAGTTATATTGTCCAGATCTCGAAGATTGCCAATCTGGAAGAAAACTCCCTGCAGATCAACGAACATCTGATCCCGGTCAGTGAGCGTTATAAGGCCGATCTGATGGAGAAGATGAATGTTTTGTAA
- a CDS encoding MerR family transcriptional regulator, with protein sequence MKPMNSTQNQLVTVAKLAKWSGLTIRTLHYYDQIGLLSPSLRTDTGYRKYGPEALLRLQQILFYRELEMPLEVIREVLDDPEFSPADALAFHRQELTNRKNRIDTLLRTIDNTLEHINNNNNMKPEDLYHGLAKETAEKYRNEARKMYGENQVGQAEQNLMKMGKEGFQKLQADFKACAARLFLLRNADPTSREVQDEIRLHYGYIRQFWGTSHLDDRQGTAYAGLGQMYTEDDRFTMVDGKPEPDYATFMREAMAYFARTELS encoded by the coding sequence ATGAAGCCAATGAATAGCACGCAGAACCAACTGGTTACGGTCGCCAAGCTGGCAAAATGGTCGGGCCTTACGATTCGCACCTTGCATTATTACGACCAGATTGGCCTGCTTTCGCCTTCATTGCGGACGGATACCGGCTACCGGAAATATGGACCGGAAGCGTTGCTTCGTTTGCAACAAATACTATTCTACCGTGAACTGGAGATGCCTCTGGAGGTTATCCGGGAAGTCCTTGATGATCCTGAATTCAGCCCGGCTGACGCATTGGCTTTTCATCGCCAGGAGCTCACCAACCGGAAAAACCGCATCGATACGCTCCTTCGGACCATCGACAACACATTAGAACACATTAACAATAACAACAATATGAAGCCAGAAGACCTTTACCACGGCCTAGCCAAAGAAACCGCAGAAAAATACCGAAATGAAGCCAGGAAAATGTACGGCGAAAATCAGGTCGGGCAAGCCGAACAAAATTTAATGAAAATGGGAAAAGAAGGATTTCAAAAATTACAAGCGGACTTTAAAGCTTGTGCCGCCAGACTGTTTCTGTTGCGAAATGCGGACCCCACCAGCAGGGAAGTTCAGGATGAAATACGCCTACATTATGGATATATCCGCCAATTTTGGGGCACTTCCCATTTGGACGATCGGCAGGGGACTGCTTATGCAGGATTGGGCCAAATGTATACCGAAGACGATCGATTTACTATGGTAGATGGAAAACCTGAACCGGATTATGCCACGTTTATGCGGGAGGCTATGGCCTATTTCGCCAGGACAGAATTATCCTGA
- a CDS encoding GNAT family N-acetyltransferase codes for MVLKQDIQFQRIQADELSSLQSFAASTFEYAFAAHNTPEDLQEYMTEAFSTRQMAAELSHPEVYYYFARIGTLIAGYIKLNGTTAQKDLQDPDALELERIYVAPEFQNQGIGKYLLEKSVDLAREAGKKYLWLGVWDQNHGAIRFYQRHGFTKFAMHDFYLGQDRQTDFLMRKDT; via the coding sequence ATGGTATTAAAACAAGACATTCAATTTCAGCGTATCCAGGCTGATGAGCTGTCCAGCCTCCAATCCTTTGCTGCCTCTACTTTCGAGTATGCATTTGCTGCCCATAATACCCCGGAAGATTTGCAGGAATACATGACGGAAGCTTTTTCTACCCGTCAGATGGCCGCCGAGCTCAGTCATCCCGAAGTCTATTATTATTTTGCCCGGATCGGAACCCTGATAGCCGGCTACATCAAATTAAATGGAACCACGGCTCAGAAAGATCTGCAGGATCCTGATGCACTGGAACTCGAACGGATTTACGTCGCTCCGGAGTTCCAGAACCAGGGGATCGGAAAATATCTGCTGGAAAAATCTGTGGATCTCGCCCGTGAAGCTGGTAAAAAATACCTGTGGCTAGGTGTCTGGGATCAAAACCATGGAGCAATCCGGTTTTACCAGCGTCACGGCTTTACTAAATTTGCGATGCATGATTTTTACCTGGGGCAGGACCGGCAAACCGACTTTTTGATGCGCAAAGATACCTGA
- a CDS encoding sulfatase: MHFKRLLTRTLFLLAGSIIGCKHASSLSEQLRPNLLFILVDDQRNDILGCAGNPIVQTPTVDKLAEKGKRFTNAFVTTSICAASRASILTGLYECTHQYTFGQPPLKKDYLEKLYPFLLKQAGYRTGFVGKLGVEMEERDTMLKEMFDYCRLSTHNTPYFDTLPDGRRLHSSEIKGQQAIEFIRQQSPGQPFCLSISFNAVHAVDNNLTPGKAGHYPYPDAMDHLYEGVTMPKPILSSPEIFEQHPDFLKKSMNRIRYFWRWDTDAKYQTNMRAYFRMISGYDWVIKQVLEVLQEQGLDKNTIIVFAADNGYYMGERGFAGKWSHYEESLRVPLIIYDPRTPSGSTYATDDRIVLNIDIPSTLLSYAGVTIPGMYQGQSLVPLMGGEVTSWRDGFFCEHRMNHPDIPKWKGYRGSRYVYANYYEQNPPYEYLHDLQQDPQELSNLASHSDFQSLLEEMRTLSNREEEELTGFH, from the coding sequence ATGCATTTCAAACGCTTATTGACAAGAACCTTGTTCCTGCTTGCAGGATCGATAATCGGCTGCAAACATGCGTCTTCACTTTCCGAACAATTAAGGCCAAACCTGCTGTTTATACTGGTTGATGACCAGCGCAACGATATCCTGGGATGCGCCGGAAATCCCATCGTGCAGACTCCTACCGTAGACAAGCTGGCAGAAAAAGGCAAGCGGTTCACCAATGCTTTTGTCACCACATCCATTTGTGCTGCGAGCAGGGCATCCATCCTGACAGGATTGTATGAGTGCACCCATCAGTATACGTTTGGGCAACCCCCTCTGAAAAAGGATTACCTGGAGAAATTGTATCCGTTTCTTCTCAAGCAGGCAGGCTATCGCACCGGATTTGTTGGAAAATTGGGTGTAGAAATGGAGGAGCGGGATACGATGCTCAAAGAAATGTTTGACTATTGCCGGCTTTCGACGCACAATACGCCCTATTTTGACACGCTTCCTGACGGACGCCGGCTTCATTCCAGTGAAATAAAAGGGCAGCAGGCTATCGAGTTTATTCGTCAGCAATCTCCCGGACAACCTTTTTGTTTATCCATCAGTTTCAACGCGGTCCATGCAGTGGATAACAACCTGACGCCGGGCAAAGCAGGGCACTATCCTTATCCCGATGCCATGGATCATCTCTATGAGGGAGTAACCATGCCCAAGCCCATCCTCTCCAGTCCTGAAATCTTTGAACAGCATCCTGATTTTTTAAAAAAATCAATGAACCGCATCCGCTATTTCTGGCGGTGGGATACGGATGCAAAGTACCAGACCAACATGCGGGCTTACTTCCGGATGATCAGCGGTTATGATTGGGTTATCAAACAAGTTCTCGAGGTTCTGCAAGAACAGGGATTGGATAAAAATACCATTATCGTCTTTGCCGCTGACAATGGTTATTATATGGGAGAAAGAGGGTTTGCGGGAAAATGGAGCCATTACGAAGAGTCCCTCCGGGTGCCATTGATTATTTACGATCCACGAACACCTTCCGGATCAACTTATGCGACTGACGATCGTATCGTCCTGAATATCGATATCCCGTCCACCCTCCTGAGTTATGCCGGAGTGACCATCCCCGGAATGTACCAGGGGCAAAGCCTGGTACCATTGATGGGCGGAGAAGTAACTTCCTGGCGGGATGGCTTCTTTTGTGAACACCGTATGAATCATCCGGATATTCCAAAATGGAAAGGATACCGGGGAAGCCGGTACGTGTATGCCAACTATTACGAACAAAACCCACCCTATGAATACTTGCATGATTTGCAGCAGGATCCCCAAGAGTTAAGTAACCTGGCAAGTCATTCTGATTTTCAGAGCCTCCTGGAGGAAATGAGAACCTTAAGTAACCGGGAGGAAGAGGAACTCACCGGCTTCCATTAA
- a CDS encoding ABC transporter ATP-binding protein codes for MPQSISDQKAIDWKATFSAVRYIPRFFREIKQSSPLYFYTNLVAILINAFTPILTLWVGKLLIDEIIHQAQSGAPQFNRIWLYVGFELGLALLSDWIGRLITLTDGLMGDLYSNDSSIKIIRKTKALEISQLEDSEFYDKLEMARIQTNSRVGLMSNTLSQLQDLIVIGSLVAGLVYFEPILIGILILSIIPSFINEMRFSSSRYSIARSWTAERRELDYLRYIGANDTTAKEVKLFGLVDFIVSRFSKLANEYYLINKSLAIRRSWYGALFNLLGVLSYYGAYVLIIIRAVSGVITIGDLTFLSGSFNRLRGNLNASFSRLTRISESALYLKDYFDFIDFEAPVAAEKPLPMPATLQSGFEFRNVHFSYPGSDQPVLEGVSFHLQAGEKMAFVGENGAGKTTLIKLLLRFYEPTAGEILLDGINIKRFDKAQYQEFFGVIFQDFIRYEFTVKENIAVGHIDRLLDMDAIREAADRSLASEVVGELPGGYDQQLGKRFFRGVDLSGGQWQKIALARAYMKDAQVMILDEPTSALDARAEYEAFQRFINLTKGRTSIIISHRFSTVRMADRIVVLQDGRILELGTHEELLANKKLYAELFSLQAEGYQ; via the coding sequence ATGCCACAATCCATATCCGATCAAAAAGCCATCGACTGGAAGGCTACTTTTTCGGCAGTGCGGTACATACCCCGCTTTTTCCGGGAGATCAAACAAAGCAGCCCGCTGTATTTTTATACCAACCTGGTTGCCATCCTGATCAATGCGTTCACGCCGATCCTTACCTTATGGGTGGGTAAACTATTGATCGACGAGATCATCCACCAGGCTCAGTCCGGCGCTCCTCAATTCAACCGGATCTGGCTGTACGTAGGGTTTGAGCTGGGACTTGCATTGCTTTCCGACTGGATTGGACGGCTGATCACCCTCACCGACGGGCTGATGGGCGATCTGTATTCCAATGATTCTTCGATAAAGATCATCCGAAAAACCAAAGCGCTGGAGATCAGCCAGCTGGAGGACTCGGAGTTTTACGATAAGCTGGAGATGGCCCGCATACAGACCAATAGCCGGGTGGGATTAATGTCCAATACTCTGTCGCAGCTCCAGGACCTCATTGTCATCGGGTCGCTGGTCGCCGGTTTGGTGTATTTTGAACCCATCCTGATCGGCATTCTGATCCTCAGTATCATTCCCTCCTTTATCAATGAAATGCGATTCAGTTCTTCACGCTATTCAATCGCCCGCAGCTGGACAGCTGAGCGACGCGAACTGGATTACCTGCGCTACATCGGGGCCAATGATACGACCGCGAAGGAGGTAAAATTATTTGGGCTGGTGGACTTTATCGTAAGCCGTTTCAGCAAACTGGCCAATGAGTATTACCTGATCAATAAATCGCTGGCCATACGTCGCAGCTGGTATGGTGCCCTGTTCAATCTGCTGGGTGTCCTCTCGTATTACGGGGCTTATGTCCTCATCATCATCCGCGCTGTTTCCGGGGTGATCACCATCGGAGACCTGACCTTTTTATCCGGTTCATTCAATCGCCTGCGGGGAAACCTGAATGCATCCTTCAGCAGGCTGACACGGATCTCGGAAAGTGCCCTGTACCTGAAAGACTATTTTGACTTCATCGATTTTGAAGCGCCCGTTGCAGCGGAGAAACCCTTGCCGATGCCGGCTACCCTTCAGTCGGGATTTGAATTCAGGAATGTACATTTCAGTTATCCAGGCTCCGATCAACCCGTACTGGAAGGGGTATCCTTCCATTTGCAGGCGGGTGAAAAAATGGCTTTTGTGGGTGAAAATGGAGCCGGCAAAACGACGCTGATCAAATTATTGCTTCGATTTTATGAGCCTACCGCCGGAGAGATCCTCCTGGATGGAATTAATATCAAACGATTTGATAAAGCGCAGTACCAGGAGTTTTTCGGTGTCATCTTTCAGGACTTCATCCGCTATGAATTTACCGTAAAAGAAAACATTGCAGTTGGTCACATTGACCGGCTGCTCGACATGGATGCCATCCGTGAGGCGGCGGACCGCAGCCTGGCCAGCGAGGTAGTCGGAGAATTACCCGGCGGTTACGACCAGCAACTGGGCAAACGTTTTTTTCGCGGCGTGGACCTTTCCGGTGGACAGTGGCAAAAAATAGCCCTCGCCCGGGCTTATATGAAGGATGCACAGGTGATGATCCTGGACGAACCCACCTCGGCCCTGGATGCCCGCGCCGAATACGAAGCATTCCAGCGCTTCATAAACCTTACCAAAGGCCGCACCAGCATCATCATCTCCCACCGCTTCAGCACCGTACGTATGGCCGACCGCATCGTAGTCCTGCAGGATGGCAGGATCCTTGAACTGGGTACGCACGAAGAACTACTTGCCAATAAGAAACTCTATGCCGAGTTGTTCAGCCTGCAGGCAGAAGGGTACCAGTAG
- a CDS encoding RNA polymerase sigma factor produces the protein MKHAYLDSQKSEDVALVNAFLNGDQAGFEKLYTKYYHRMYIYCLKALHNEQDAQDVAQDIFIKAYENLNSLKNPGLWVAWIFTIAHNHLTNLHKKQNKVFKEQISDTNNLVSDDRELEEKKEWERIIDGIPAALSKIPSGKIMRMKYLEGKTIEELSATFHLSESAVKMRLLRGRNQMEKYYQRQSSRA, from the coding sequence ATGAAACACGCATATCTGGATTCTCAAAAAAGTGAAGATGTAGCCCTGGTCAATGCCTTTTTGAATGGTGATCAGGCAGGATTTGAGAAGCTATATACCAAATATTACCACCGGATGTATATCTATTGCCTCAAAGCGCTGCACAACGAACAAGATGCACAGGACGTAGCCCAGGACATCTTTATCAAAGCCTATGAGAATCTGAACTCTCTGAAAAATCCGGGATTATGGGTGGCTTGGATCTTTACCATTGCACACAATCACCTGACCAACCTCCATAAAAAACAAAATAAAGTCTTCAAAGAGCAAATCAGTGACACGAATAACCTGGTTTCCGATGATCGCGAACTGGAAGAAAAGAAAGAATGGGAGCGGATCATCGACGGCATCCCTGCTGCATTATCGAAAATTCCTTCCGGCAAAATAATGCGCATGAAATACCTCGAAGGAAAAACCATCGAAGAATTAAGCGCCACGTTCCATCTATCCGAATCAGCCGTAAAAATGCGCCTGCTGCGGGGCCGTAATCAAATGGAAAAATACTATCAAAGGCAATCTTCCCGGGCATAG
- a CDS encoding response regulator — MAKQQEPIHEVEDILAPPKNNRYLFILLAVLVALPLIVFCISFIFDRSVTHFLLQYPKEGHVELVRRLLDNAYQSQTINFLAVFFVVALGLFTLWYMRYSLRKQQEVLAKLHASEQERKRQIEQLDDLVIYTKDLYNHAPIGYHSIDANGLIIEMNATELEWLGYQANEVIGKMNFASLLPRESRPHFNETLQTLIRDGEINGEESILINKRGDTIPVLHSAKAVYDSDHQFLYSRSTVYNFTERKKLESELNKAWQEAEKSSLLKEQFMANMSHEIRTPLNAILGFSESLGHTPVNKDQQDFIQNIRMSSENLLSIVNDILDFSKIEAGALKLEEIPFSLTEVIQAVQQLFQFRSRDQLLFTVHIDAGLPTHLKGDPTRLTQILINLLGNSFKFTKQGAVTLDIADAGRDQQIQKVVFTISDTGIGIPADQIDRIFERFTQATPETTRTFGGTGLGLTISKQLVELQGGTIELKSVEHSGTTFIVTIPYKVATDHAPKKAARKDIPATGRFHRGNVLVVEDNVLNARILNILLNRWGLQCSLAENGREALEILREKPFDLILMDIQMPEMDGHMTAQKIRNELHLNTKIIATTAHAFAGEREKCIRNGMDEYISKPIREEELLRLIHRFIPTGKSTHNDGMPAASESVHQDHTGFDRNYVEELAQHNPDTLREMAAIFLDQVKTDLEKLDKALSRPDTPAVSRIAHSLQSTASYMGFAATLGADLKEMEKEAAKPDPDLNYLHQLHRRIQDDAISSSTFIRNEYLDATA; from the coding sequence ATGGCAAAGCAACAGGAGCCTATTCACGAGGTGGAGGACATTCTCGCTCCCCCAAAAAATAACCGGTACCTGTTTATCCTGCTGGCTGTTTTAGTTGCCCTCCCGTTGATCGTTTTTTGCATTTCATTCATCTTCGACCGGAGTGTAACGCACTTCCTGCTGCAGTACCCCAAAGAAGGTCATGTCGAGCTGGTCCGCCGGCTGCTGGACAATGCCTATCAATCGCAAACCATAAATTTCTTAGCTGTTTTTTTCGTCGTGGCACTGGGTCTCTTCACCCTGTGGTACATGCGTTATTCACTCCGCAAACAGCAGGAAGTACTGGCCAAACTGCATGCTTCGGAACAGGAGCGCAAGCGGCAGATCGAGCAACTGGATGATCTGGTCATCTACACCAAAGACCTGTATAATCACGCTCCGATCGGCTACCATTCCATCGACGCAAACGGATTGATCATTGAGATGAATGCCACCGAATTAGAGTGGCTCGGGTATCAGGCCAATGAGGTGATCGGCAAGATGAACTTTGCTTCACTATTACCGCGGGAGAGCCGCCCGCATTTTAATGAAACCCTGCAAACGCTGATCCGGGACGGAGAAATCAATGGCGAGGAAAGCATCCTCATCAATAAACGCGGTGATACGATCCCTGTCCTGCACAGTGCCAAAGCAGTCTACGATAGCGACCATCAGTTTTTGTATAGTCGTTCGACCGTTTACAATTTTACCGAGCGTAAGAAACTGGAATCGGAACTGAATAAAGCGTGGCAGGAAGCCGAAAAATCCAGCCTGCTCAAAGAACAATTTATGGCCAATATGAGCCATGAGATCAGGACCCCGCTGAATGCCATCCTCGGTTTTTCAGAATCACTCGGACATACCCCCGTCAACAAGGATCAGCAGGATTTCATCCAGAATATCCGCATGAGCAGCGAGAACCTGCTGTCTATCGTCAATGACATCCTGGATTTCTCAAAAATTGAAGCGGGTGCATTAAAGCTCGAAGAAATACCTTTCAGTCTTACCGAAGTAATCCAGGCCGTCCAGCAACTCTTTCAATTCCGCTCCCGGGATCAACTGTTATTCACCGTACATATCGATGCCGGCTTGCCCACCCATCTGAAGGGAGATCCGACCCGTCTCACCCAGATCCTGATCAATTTATTGGGTAATTCCTTCAAATTCACCAAACAGGGAGCTGTGACCCTGGACATAGCCGATGCCGGCCGCGATCAGCAGATACAAAAGGTCGTATTTACCATTTCCGATACCGGTATTGGGATTCCGGCAGATCAAATCGACCGCATCTTTGAGCGGTTTACTCAAGCTACGCCCGAGACCACACGCACATTCGGAGGGACCGGCCTGGGCCTGACCATCTCCAAACAATTGGTTGAACTACAGGGTGGAACGATCGAGCTAAAAAGTGTGGAACATTCCGGTACAACTTTTATTGTCACCATACCCTATAAAGTGGCGACCGATCATGCCCCTAAGAAAGCCGCCAGGAAGGATATCCCCGCTACGGGAAGGTTTCACCGCGGCAATGTCCTCGTTGTCGAAGACAATGTCCTGAACGCGCGGATTCTCAACATCCTGCTCAACCGGTGGGGCTTGCAATGTTCCCTGGCCGAAAATGGAAGAGAGGCTTTGGAGATCCTGCGAGAAAAGCCATTTGACCTCATCCTCATGGATATTCAGATGCCGGAAATGGATGGCCATATGACTGCCCAGAAAATCCGCAATGAACTGCATCTGAACACCAAAATCATTGCCACTACCGCCCATGCCTTTGCCGGCGAACGGGAAAAATGCATCCGTAACGGCATGGATGAATACATTTCAAAACCCATCCGTGAAGAAGAATTACTGCGCCTGATCCACCGATTCATCCCTACCGGAAAAAGCACTCATAATGACGGAATGCCAGCAGCTTCTGAATCCGTCCACCAGGATCATACCGGCTTTGACCGGAATTATGTGGAAGAGCTGGCACAACACAATCCGGACACCCTGCGGGAAATGGCTGCGATCTTTCTCGACCAGGTAAAGACAGACCTCGAAAAGCTGGACAAAGCGTTATCCCGGCCGGATACTCCTGCAGTGAGCCGGATCGCCCACTCATTACAAAGCACGGCATCCTATATGGGTTTTGCCGCTACGCTGGGAGCCGACCTGAAGGAAATGGAGAAGGAAGCCGCCAAGCCCGATCCCGACCTGAACTACCTCCATCAACTCCATCGCCGTATACAGGACGATGCCATCTCTTCCAGCACCTTTATCCGCAACGAATACCTCGACGCCACGGCCTGA
- a CDS encoding cupin domain-containing protein — translation MEKVNLNDKFQLFSDYWNPRIVGQLNGQEVKLVKFQGPFVWHHHDAEDELFLVVKGSFVMEFRDRNVTLEAGEFLIVPHGVEHRPVAEEEVWVLLFEPASTINTGNIRDTLTRDQLDTI, via the coding sequence GTGGAAAAAGTAAACCTTAATGACAAGTTTCAATTATTCTCCGACTACTGGAATCCCCGAATTGTGGGGCAATTAAACGGGCAGGAAGTAAAACTGGTTAAATTCCAGGGGCCCTTTGTGTGGCATCACCACGACGCGGAGGATGAACTGTTCCTGGTTGTTAAGGGGAGCTTTGTCATGGAATTTCGTGATCGCAATGTCACGCTGGAAGCCGGCGAATTTCTGATTGTACCCCATGGCGTCGAGCACCGGCCGGTAGCCGAAGAAGAGGTATGGGTGTTATTATTTGAGCCCGCCTCTACCATCAATACAGGTAATATCCGCGATACCCTGACCAGGGATCAACTGGATACGATCTGA
- a CDS encoding YceI family protein, whose amino-acid sequence MKATIVAIISALAWFAGPAPATAQPDLHTSIHYEVPFGPVYPIWASSNLIQGSLELNDSTAAVEKLNFTVPLNSFIGQNAGYLEWLGYSITFPDLEFRTNKVIDRGEGKYDVKGNLQFRGHFQPVTITYKREDTDNWITFKGSFNFNPRDFFITSPPFDLVPNRIQMSLNLVFSKEDIKQATAANGK is encoded by the coding sequence ATGAAAGCCACCATTGTAGCCATCATATCGGCACTGGCCTGGTTCGCCGGACCGGCGCCAGCCACAGCTCAGCCTGATCTGCATACCAGCATCCACTACGAGGTGCCTTTTGGTCCGGTTTACCCCATCTGGGCCTCCAGCAATCTGATCCAGGGCAGCCTGGAATTGAATGACAGCACCGCTGCTGTGGAGAAATTAAACTTCACCGTTCCTCTTAATTCATTCATTGGTCAGAACGCCGGCTACCTCGAATGGCTGGGGTACAGTATCACTTTTCCGGATCTGGAATTTCGTACGAATAAAGTCATTGACCGGGGTGAAGGTAAATACGACGTGAAAGGCAATCTTCAGTTCCGTGGTCATTTTCAACCGGTGACCATCACCTACAAACGGGAGGATACTGATAACTGGATCACGTTCAAAGGCAGTTTCAACTTCAACCCCCGTGACTTCTTCATCACCTCTCCTCCATTCGACCTGGTACCAAACCGGATACAGATGAGTTTGAATCTCGTATTCAGCAAGGAGGATATCAAACAAGCCACCGCTGCCAACGGGAAATAG